One Rhinopithecus roxellana isolate Shanxi Qingling chromosome 7, ASM756505v1, whole genome shotgun sequence DNA segment encodes these proteins:
- the LOC104671173 gene encoding uncharacterized protein LOC104671173 isoform X1 has product MAHCSLSLLGSRDPPTSASQVAGTTGGTECGPVHRRPQPGVELFEAAGDIFFNGAWEREKAMSFYQDRALPLAVTTGNRKAEPQLCNKLVAMLATLEEPQEGLEVAHMALALSITLGRGLPQAGRPAPPAGPWQAGGALLPQGPVALQLATGVRRGDPLLREGVPGAR; this is encoded by the exons atggctcactgcagcctcagcctcttaggctcgagagatcctcccacttcagcctcccaagtagctgggaccacag GTGGCACAGAATGTGGTCCTGTACACAGGCGACCCCAACCTGGGGTGGAGCTGTTTGAGGCAGCTGGAGACATCTTCTTCAATGGGGCCTGGGAGCGGGAGAAAGCCATGTCCTTCTACCAG GACCGGGCCCTGCCCCTGGCAGTGACTACGGGCAACCGCAAGGCGGAGCCGCAGCTGTGCAACAAGCTGGTGGCAATGCTGGCCACGCTGGAGGAGCCCCAAGAGGGCTTGGAGGTTGCCCACATGGCCCTAGCACTCAGCATCACTCTGG GGCGTGGCCTACCACAGGCTGGCCGCCCTGCACCACCGGCTGGGCCATGGCAAGCTGGCGGAGCACTTCTACCTCAAGGCCCTGTAGCTCTGCAACTCGCCACTGGAGTTCGACGAGGAGACCCTCTACTCCGTGAAGGTGTACCTGGTGCTCGGTGA
- the LOC104671173 gene encoding SH3 domain and tetratricopeptide repeat-containing protein 1-like isoform X2 produces MAHCSLSLLGSRDPPTSASQVAGTTGGTECGPVHRRPQPGVELFEAAGDIFFNGAWEREKAMSFYQDRALPLAVTTGNRKAEPQLCNKLVAMLATLEEPQEGLEVAHMALALSITLGSHVLTLAPLACTPGDWLNEGVAYHRLAALHHRLGHGKLAEHFYLKAL; encoded by the exons atggctcactgcagcctcagcctcttaggctcgagagatcctcccacttcagcctcccaagtagctgggaccacag GTGGCACAGAATGTGGTCCTGTACACAGGCGACCCCAACCTGGGGTGGAGCTGTTTGAGGCAGCTGGAGACATCTTCTTCAATGGGGCCTGGGAGCGGGAGAAAGCCATGTCCTTCTACCAG GACCGGGCCCTGCCCCTGGCAGTGACTACGGGCAACCGCAAGGCGGAGCCGCAGCTGTGCAACAAGCTGGTGGCAATGCTGGCCACGCTGGAGGAGCCCCAAGAGGGCTTGGAGGTTGCCCACATGGCCCTAGCACTCAGCATCACTCTGG GGAGCCACGTCCTCACACTTGCCCCTTTGGCATGCACCCCCGGGGACTGGTTGAACGAGGGCGTGGCCTACCACAGGCTGGCCGCCCTGCACCACCGGCTGGGCCATGGCAAGCTGGCGGAGCACTTCTACCTCAAGGCCCTGTAG
- the LOC104671173 gene encoding SH3 domain and tetratricopeptide repeat-containing protein 1-like isoform X4, whose protein sequence is MAHCSLSLLGSRDPPTSASQVAGTTGGTECGPVHRRPQPGVELFEAAGDIFFNGAWEREKAMSFYQDRALPLAVTTGNRKAEPQLCNKLVAMLATLEEPQEGLEVAHMALALSITLGDWLNEGVAYHRLAALHHRLGHGKLAEHFYLKAL, encoded by the exons atggctcactgcagcctcagcctcttaggctcgagagatcctcccacttcagcctcccaagtagctgggaccacag GTGGCACAGAATGTGGTCCTGTACACAGGCGACCCCAACCTGGGGTGGAGCTGTTTGAGGCAGCTGGAGACATCTTCTTCAATGGGGCCTGGGAGCGGGAGAAAGCCATGTCCTTCTACCAG GACCGGGCCCTGCCCCTGGCAGTGACTACGGGCAACCGCAAGGCGGAGCCGCAGCTGTGCAACAAGCTGGTGGCAATGCTGGCCACGCTGGAGGAGCCCCAAGAGGGCTTGGAGGTTGCCCACATGGCCCTAGCACTCAGCATCACTCTG GGGGACTGGTTGAACGAGGGCGTGGCCTACCACAGGCTGGCCGCCCTGCACCACCGGCTGGGCCATGGCAAGCTGGCGGAGCACTTCTACCTCAAGGCCCTGTAG
- the LOC104671173 gene encoding SH3 domain and tetratricopeptide repeat-containing protein 1-like isoform X3, with the protein MAHCSLSLLGSRDPPTSASQVAGTTGGTECGPVHRRPQPGVELFEAAGDIFFNGAWEREKAMSFYQDRALPLAVTTGNRKAEPQLCNKLVAMLATLEEPQEGLEVAHMALALSITLGWPPCTTGWAMASWRSTSTSRPCSSATRHWSSTRRPSTP; encoded by the exons atggctcactgcagcctcagcctcttaggctcgagagatcctcccacttcagcctcccaagtagctgggaccacag GTGGCACAGAATGTGGTCCTGTACACAGGCGACCCCAACCTGGGGTGGAGCTGTTTGAGGCAGCTGGAGACATCTTCTTCAATGGGGCCTGGGAGCGGGAGAAAGCCATGTCCTTCTACCAG GACCGGGCCCTGCCCCTGGCAGTGACTACGGGCAACCGCAAGGCGGAGCCGCAGCTGTGCAACAAGCTGGTGGCAATGCTGGCCACGCTGGAGGAGCCCCAAGAGGGCTTGGAGGTTGCCCACATGGCCCTAGCACTCAGCATCACTCTGG GCTGGCCGCCCTGCACCACCGGCTGGGCCATGGCAAGCTGGCGGAGCACTTCTACCTCAAGGCCCTGTAGCTCTGCAACTCGCCACTGGAGTTCGACGAGGAGACCCTCTACTCCGTGA